The following nucleotide sequence is from Spirochaetota bacterium.
GTGAACACGGTGCGTATCATGACCATCACGAGGGATGCGGGAACCCCCTTGCCCGAAACGTCGCTGATAAGGGCCCCCACCCTTGTGTCGCTGATATCACTGTAATCAAAATAATCGCCTCCCACTCCCTTCGCCGCGCGAGTGAAACCCTTTATCTGGATGCCCGTCTTCTCGTAAAATCCCATGGGATTGAGCCCCTCCTGGATTTCCTTCGCCAGTTCGAGCTGCTCCTCCATGATCCTTGATTCGATCTCCAATTCCTTGGCTTTTTTCAGTTTCTCCGTCATCATGTTAAAATCCTTGGCGAGAAGCCCCAGCTCATCGGACCTGTTGATGTCGATTTTATATTCCAGGTCGCCCGTTGAAATTATCGCGGCCCCCTCGGAGAGTTTTCTGATCGGCTTGATCGTCACGCTGGCAAGAATAAACGATCCTGCGATCGCCGCGGCGAGAAAAAAGACGGCGATTACCATGATGTTCCGGGTGACCTCGGCGATCTGATCACGGATGATCCGGTCGGAAAACCCCATTCGGACCGAGGCGATCCTGTTTTTAAACAGGGTATGGAGCACCGGACTGGAAAAATCATATATGATGCCTCCCTTTTCGACCGGGTCCGGAAAGTCGAGCATGAGAGGGCGCTCGGTCTCGGCGTATTCCTTCGCTTTCCGCGTTATTTCATCATCCTCCATATCGCTTCCGTTTTTCTCTGGATCGAAGTTCTGTATGATCCTTCCGTTCGGATCGAAGATATAGACGTAGCGGATCGACGGGATCTTCTGAACGTTACGAACGGCGGCTATCAGCGCGAGTTCGTCCTTCGCGCTGATCGATTCCTGGGCCGTATTGGTGAGGTGCTCGATCTCGCGCTCGGCGAATTTAATGATTTCGGCCTTGAGAAGCGCGCTTTCCGTGCGGATAAAATAGAGCGTCATGATGATGATGACAACTGATACGAGCGTGATGATCGCCAGGGAGAACTTCATCCTCAGACCGAACCCCACCTTCGGTCCCTCCCGGCGCGCGGCCGCGTCTTTCCCGGCCCCACCTTTTCCTTCCCGTTTTTTCGCGCCGGGACCATCCTTGACCGCCTCGGGACGAGTGTCGCCGGTTTTTTTCTTTCTGTCCTCTGCGCCCATCATCACCTTCCTAACAATACCAGACTTTTACGTATGTTGTTCCTCGCCTTTTCGTGGGTCGGATCGATCACCAGCACCTTGCGCCATTCCTCAATGGCCTTGTCGAAATTATTGTTTGTATAATAATTGATTCCGTTATAATAATAGGTTCGCACGAGCGTTTTCTGCTTATCGGTAAGACCACCCCTTTCCGGGGAGACCTCCCCGCCGCCGAAGCGAAGCTGGGACTCGATCCGGTTCATCGCAATCAGTGATCTGGTATGGTTCGGGTCCCGCGCGGCTACCCAGCGAAAATGGCCAAGGGCCGCCTCGATATTCCCCTGGCCCCCGCGCTGGTAGAGCTCCATGCCCTGCGCGTAGCGCGCCTCGGTCTCCTGCGGATTAACGCCCGCCGGCGCGGTCCGCTCCGCCCCCCGTTTCGCCGCGCCGATAAGGTCGTTGATCTCGGGATAGTCGGCGGATATTGACCGTATCAACTCGAATTTTGTCAACGCCTGCGCGAACTTCCGTCCCTCGAGGAGCTCCTTGCCCTCATCGACGATCTTCTGCGCGAAATCCTGAAAGGCGGCGGGATTCAACGCCAGTTCGCATTTCAAAAGGTGTTCGAGGGCAATGCGGTTTTTAGGGAATAACCGGAGGATATCATCCCACCGCTTTCTCGACTCGATGTAATTGCCCCTGTCATAGAGCTGCCTGCCGGATACAATCAGAGGGTTTATTATATTATAATAGGGTGAGTCAACATCGACCACCTCTTCCTCTATATCGCGGATGGCTTCCTTGACCATGACGATGTACTTTTTTGCCAGTTCATTGCCGGCGTCAAGGACCAGGGTTTTTTCCAGATGGGAAAGCGCTTCCTTATACCGGCCTTCCGAATATGCCAGAAGTCCGTTCTGGAACTCGCGGTCGATGTTCCGAAGCCGGAGCATGCGCTGCTCCTCGGCGTATTCCTTCCGGAGCCGGCCCAGGCCATCCAGCCGCGCGCGGGTGTCTTTATAGTTACTGACCATCGAAAGGGCGTTTTCAAAATCATCCGCCGCCTGGTCGAAGTTCTTTTTGCGTATGTTTTCGATGCCCGACAGATAAAACTGCTCGGCCTGGATGCGCGCGAGCTCAAGGTTTCTGCTTGATTCGAGGATTTCGTCGATCCGGTCTATGTATCTCTTCGCCTCGCGGTTTTTGATATCGAGTGAAAGTATCTCCTCAAAATCGTTCCGCGCGTCCTTATATTTCTTCTCCCCGAAAAGGGCAACCCCGGCGGCCAGGAGGAGCTGAATCTTCTCGTATTTGAGCCGGTTCGAAATCGCCAGCTCCGCGTTTCGCAGGCCCTCGAGTGCAACCGTGTCGTTGGGGACGAAATCGAGCACTTCCTTGTAGTTTGAAAGCGCCTGTTCAAATTTCATGGACTTCATGTTTTCGGCGGCGTCCTGCATGAGGGCGATGTAGCGCTGTTTAAGCTCTTCCGACAGGCGCTTTTTGGCAAGCTCGATCCGGAGCTCTTCCTGAAGCCTGCGCATGTCCTCGCGCATTATCTGCAAATCCGGATCCGCCGGGTCGATCCTGTACGCGACTATGAAATTCGCTATCGCCACGTCCGAGTCGTCCTTGGCCTTCTGAACGTCCACCGGAAGCTCCTGACGGGCCAGCCGGTAATGAAACCGGGCCTTCTGATAGGCGAGGTCCTTGCGGTGCTTCTCCTCGTAGAGCATCTCGATCTTTTTCTGGATGTTTTCGTTGTCGGGCTCGATTTCGAGGATGCGCAGCCATTCTCCAAGCGCCCGGGTGAATTCCTTGTTCATGTAAAATTCGCTTGCGCGGCGGTCGAGCTCCTCAATGCTTTGAGGCCGCGCCACGGACGACATCATCATGATCGCGATGAGCACAAAAACCGGTGTTTTTTTTCTGATTCCGTATCTCATTGTAATCTGCGGCCGGTACGGCCGCGTGCTCCATGAATATCCCCGATCACCCGCGCGTTGCGGATTGCCCCACCGCCGCGCATTCAATATTAATTATACTGATTTTCCCCTACAACAGCAACAGAGATTGCGCATACGCTTATTCCGGCGTACGCTTACCGGCTTATCGTGACAAACGTCCGATTGGACATAAGCCACCCCTGCGCCGCCATTTTGCCCTCGGTAAACCTGATAAAAACGGCATCTCCGCGCACGATCTGATACGGCCGGCCGCTCGTCCTCTTTACGGCGCTCGCCTCGAAGGAGAGCGATCGATGTACGAAGGGATTGCCGTCCTGGTCTTTGCGGATATCCTTCTCGTTCGCGTCCTCCACCGATGTGACCATCAGATCGGTCAGGTAATAGTCGCGGTACATGTCCCTGAACACGGCTTCGCTTTTTGGATACGCCTCACACCGTGCATAGTTCTGATAATTCAAGTCCTGGATCGCCCTCGCCCATTTCGTGATTACATAGGCGGGCTCAGGCGTTTTTTCCGACTTCTTACAGCCCGCCGCCACAAGGGCAATGACGATGAAAACAAAGATGGTTCTTTTCATACTGTACCTCCTCGACCGGTGCCGTACATTTAATTATCGTGCGCCGCGGAGCCGCGCTTTACGGAAAGTTACTTAAGGCCGTGCGCCTTTTCGCCGAAAACCTGGGCGGAGAACTTTTCTATTTTTGTACCCTTCGCCCGCCAGGCGTCCCCGGGCAGGCCCGCCTTGTAACACGTATGCTCGAGGAAAGTATTCCCGTCCCAGCCACATTCGGTGGCCACCTGGGGAAGGAGCAGCCCGGTTCGGTACCCGGCGCTGATAATAAGCCCGTCGCGACCGATGACGATCTCGGATACGTCCCGCACCTCCTCGATCGGGGACATGATGGATATCTCTATATCGATGATGTCGTATTCCCGTTTCCCGAGCGGGGGAAAGCGCGGATCCTTGAACGCCGAAGCGTTCGCCATGTCGATGATCGTCTCAGGGATTGTCTTTATTCCCTTGATATAGCCTATGCACCCCCGCAGTGCGCGGCCGGCATGCAGGGTCACGAATGCCCCGCATTTTTCGGCGAAAATCCGGTCGCTGAAATCATCTACCATATCGATTTCGGGCAGGCCCTTTCCGTCGAGCACGTTCCGGATGGTCCGTCGCGCCAGTCCGAGCAGCCTGACCTGCTGTTCCCCGCTCAGTTCTATCATCTTTCGTATCCTGTGGTTCCGTCCATGTCCCGGCCCTTTCGTTACGGCAGCGACCATTGCTCTTTCATTTATTTAACGATCGCTGCCGCCAGGTAACCGACCACCTGGTCCCTGCCGCCGGCGGTATCGCCCGAATTGGCGTACTTGAGCACTTCCACGCGGGACGCTCCCATAAGGCTCCCCAGCTCCATGCCCGTCAGTACCGGCCCCTCTCCACACGCCTGGGACCTGTCGGCGCGGAGGGAACCGGACAGTTCGCCCGTGTTATAGCGCCTGAGCGTTTCGATGAAGACCCCGTCGATCCTCCTGGCCTCCTCGTACGGATGGTAATGCGAAAGGTCCGTGGAGATAACGACCACGAAACGTCTTTTTTCTCCCGCCAGGACTTCGGCCATCTCCGCGGCCAGCGAGCGGCAGACCGCAAGGTCCGTCGTCCCGACGACGATCGGAACCAGGGTGAATTCGCCGAGCACGCGCTGGAGGAAAGGCACCTGCACCTCGAGCGAGTGCTCGCTGTCGTGCGCCTCGCGGATGAACGTAATGCGGGACTTCTTTACCAGTTCACCGCCTATCGCCTCGTCGATGGTCGCATCGCCGAGCGGGGTGGCATACAGGCCGGAGGGGATGACCGACGCGCCGTCGAAACGGGCGCGATGACAGGGCGCCAGCACCACCGCCACCTGCACGCCCAGGCCCTTCAGCAGATTATACGAATACGCCGCGACCGGCCCCGAATAAACGTACCCGGCGTGCGGAACGATAAGCCCGAAAAGTTCACCCCCGATACCGACTTTGCCCGCATTTTTAAGATAGGTGTCTATATCGGTCGCGAGTTTCCCGGGGTTTGAAGGATAAAACGAACCTGCGACCGCCGGCTTCCTGTGCCACATATCAACCTCCCGGTTCGCGGAAAACGCCCTCAGGCCTGCGCAATCCCACGGGCCTCCGCGCGGGCGCATCCCCTTTACTGTCTTCGCGCGGCAAGTTCGAGCTCGACTTTCTCAAGAATTCCGGCAGCCAGCTCCTTCTTCGGCATGAGCGGAAAATCGATCCGTCCGCCGCCGCGCGTGAAAATGACGACGATATTGGTGTCCGCCGAAAAACCGGCCCCTTCCTTTGCGACATCGTTGAGGCAGATCATGTCCAGGTCCTTTTCCTTCAGCTTTGAGAGGGCATAGGCCTCCGCATTGTGCGTTTCAGCCGCGAACCCGACCACGAAGAGCCCCGCGAGCAACGGGTCGGCGGCCTTCCTCGACGCGACGGTTTTCAGTATATCGGGATTTTTGATTAGGTCTATCCTTAGCTCTTCCGATTGCTTCTTGATCTTGAGGGTCGCGCGCCCGGCGGGACGATAGTCGGCGGGCGCGGCCGCCATGATGAGCACCGCGCCGCCCGTAAGCTCGTTCATCACCGCGGCGAGGAGCTCTTCGGTGGACTCCACCCCTACGGTACGATACGGCCTGCCGGCCAGAAGTGACCGGTCCATGGGACCGTGGATGAACACCGTATCGCCCGACAGTGAATGTGCCGCGTCCGCGAGGGCCACTCCCATCTTGCCCGACGAGGCGTTCGATATATACCGCACCGGGTCGATCCACTCGCGCGTGGGACCGCCGGTAACGATGATCTTTCTATTCCTCAAGAACATCCATGGCAGCCCTGTAAATGGTCTCGACCTCGGCCAGCTTTCCGTATCCGAAATCGCCGCAGGCCACCGGACCCTCCGCGGGCTCGACGAAGCGCACGCCCCACGATTTGAGCTTCTCCATGTTCGCCTGTACGGCACGGTGTCCCCACATATTGGGATTCATCGCCGGCGCGATCACGACCGGGCAGAGCACCGACAGGAAGGTGGTGCTGAGAAGATCGTCGGCAATGCCGTTTGCGAATTTCCCCAGGATGCTGGCCGTAGCCGGCGCAACCACCATGAGCGCGGCATCGTCCTTGAGCTCGATATGGCCCATGGCGCGGCGCTCGCGGGCGAACGTTTCGGTATAGACCGGGTTTCCCGAGAGCGTCTCGAGCGTGAGCGGCGTGACCAGGTGGACGGCGTTTTCGGTAAGAACGCAGTGCACCGAATATCCCGCCTTGACGAAGAGGCGCGTGAGATCGCATGCCTTGTATGCGGCGATGGATGACGAGATTCCGAGTATTATCTTCTTCATGATCGTTTGAACAATTTCTCCATATCGGATCTGCCGAGCCTGTAGACGAACGGCCTTCCGTGCGGACAGCGTAGTTCATACGCGCCGGAGAAGGTCTTCTGTATGATCAGATCAATCTCCTGCGCCAGGAGGCCGTCACCCGCCCTCCGCGCCGAATGGCAGGCGAGCCGCCGCGCAACACGCTCCCTCACGCCCATCGTTTTACCTTCATCGCCCGTCAGCGACTCGACCAGGTCCGCGAAAAAACCGTCGATGTCGATCCCCGCGGCGAGCACCGGCACGGAGCGGACTATGACAGCATTTTCCGAAAATTCGTCCATGTCAAATCCTATTTCGGCGAGGAAGGAGGCATGTTCGCCGATGACGCCAAATTCCTCCAGCGAAAGCTCTATAACCTTCGGAAAGACCAGCGCCTGCGATTCGAACGATGATTCCTTTTTCATGAGCTCATCGTAGATGAAACGCTCGTGCGCGGCGTGAAAATCGACGATGCAGAGCGATTCGGCGTCCTCGCAGAGAATGTAGGTGTCGAAGACCACGCCGAGCGCGCGTACCGCGGTTTGCCCGCGAAGATCACGGTAGAGCGCAGCTCCCTCGTTTACGATGCTTCGCGCCGTCTCATTGTCCGCGCCCTCCGCCGGCCGGTCCGCTCCGAGGCGGCACGCATCAGCCGCTGTTTGGGACGTCCCGCCCTCCCGGAACTCGTCCGCGCCGAAGGGAAGGACCTCATCCCGTCCATACTCCGTTTCGCCGCCCGGGGCGGATTCGGTCCTCAACGCTCCCTCTCCGATCGCATGGGGCCGCTCTCCGAGCGCCTTGCGGCAGAGTGCCGTAATAAGGTTGTCGAAATACTTCTGGTCGAAAAACTTGATCTCACGCTTCGCCGGATGGATATTGACATCGATGAGTCCGGGGTCCACGTCGATGAACAGTATCGCCGCGGGAAGGCGCCCCTGCGCGGCGATGCCCTCGTAGGCGCGCGACAGGAGAAATCCCAGGTAGCGATACTCCACCGCTCGCCTGTTTACATAGAGCATTTGCATGGAGCGTGTCGATTTGAGAAACTCCGGCGTCGAAAGGAATCCTTCTATCGATACGCTGATATCGGACAGGCGGGCCGGCTGGAGCCGCTTCATCGTTTCGCTTCCATAAACCTGCGCAGCGCGCTCGGCGATGGAGGACGTTCGCTCCAGCCTGATGCCCGGCTTCCCTTCAGAAAGCAGGGCGAAGCGTATTTCGGGATGGGCGAGCGCCATTCGCAAAAAAATTGCGCGAATGTTCCGCATCTCGGTTGTCTTCGATTTCAGGAACTTTTTACGCGCCGGTGTATTGTAAAAAAGGTTTTCGACGATGATGGTGGTCCCCACCGGACCCGCATAGTCGCGCATTTCGAGCGATCCCTCGCGATACGCCAGGCGGGCACCCTCTTCCCCGCCGGATGTCCTGGTATACATGGTTATGCGCGATATTTCCGCTATGCTCGAAAGCGCCTCGCCGCGAAAACCGAAGGTGGCGATCCGCTCGATATCGCCGATCTCACGGATTTTACTGGTCGCGTGTTCCATGAGCGCGAGCGCCACGTCGTCGCGGTGTATCCCCGAGCCGTTGTCGCGTACCACGATCTTTTTAAGTCCGCTGTCGTAAATCTCCACCTCGATCTCCGTGGAGGCTGCGTCGATGGAGTTCTCCACGAGCTCCTTGACGACCGAAAAGGGCCCCTCCACCACTTCGCCGGCGGCGATCTTCTTTTTTACCGATTCTGGCAGTATCTGTATGCGGTTCATGGCCTGATTCGTTATTAAACGATTACTCCCGCGGCCACGCCGGCGTTCATGTTCGCCGCGGCGCGTCCCGCTCTACAGGCGCGCGGCGAGCCCGGGGAGCGTGGTGCCGACCGGTCCCTGGATGAAGACGTCGGTAATCGAATGAGTGAGGCCGGTCGATTCGAGGTTCATCTCGATGACCCGGCCGCCGTTGGATTTAACGATATACGGTATGCTGCTTGCGGGGTAAACGACCGCCGAGGTGCCGATGACCAGTATTACGTCGGCCAGATTGGAAAGCCGTTCGGACTCGGCGAGCGCCCGCACGGGGATCGCCTCGCCGAAAAAAACGACACTCGGCTTGAGCACGGCCGAACAGTCGCAACAGGGCGGCACCCTGTCTTTAAGCTCGAATTCGCCCGCGCCGTAGCTCCGGCCGCAGTTGAGGCAGTCGAGCCGGCCGGCGTTGCCGTGAAACTCTATGACGCTCTTGCTTCCCGCCGCCTGATGGAGGTTGTCGATGTTCTGAGTGATGACCGACCGGAGGATGTTCATCCTTTCGAGATCGGCAAGCGCCCTGTGCGCCGGGTTCGGTGAGGCGCTCGATGTGAGCTCGATGAGCTCGAATACCATCTTCCATATCTTCTCCGGATTTCGCCGGAACGCGTCTATATGCGCATATTCCAGGGGATCGTACTTCTCCCACAGTCCGCAGGCGCCGCGGAAATCCGGGATCCCGCTTTCCACCGATATCCCGGCCCCGGTGAGGCATATCACCGTCTTCGCGCCTCCTATGATCTCCGCCGCCTGCCGATATTGTTCTTCCATGCCCAACCCCGTTTACGATAAACGTGATGAAAATCCAGGGAATACCCGTTTCCCTCCGCCACAGGCGGGGGAAACCCGCCCTGCCTATCCATCCAAAAACAACTCTGACTGCGTAGCATAGTAAACGGAGCGAAAGGGACCTTCGTCAAGAGAAAAATGTTTGCGTATTTTGGCGGGATGGTGAGTTTTGAAAGCCCCCGGATGCCGACATAAACGCATCGGGAAACGATTCAATTAAGGATGGCCGGGGCGTATGGGAACTGGAGCTGAAGAGATTCGGGAAAAAACCGACGAACTTGCGGAGCTCATCCGCCGCCATCCCCTTGCGGTCCGCCACGACCGGCTGCGCTCGGAAGTGAACGCCGAAGCGCCCTCTCGCGAACTTTTCGTGCGATTGATTCGGCTGGGCGCCATGATCGACCGTACGGCGAGAACGGGAAGCGCGGCCGAGATCCCGGCGGAGGAGAAGAAGGAGCTGGAAAAATCGCTCGAAGCGAACGGACTGGTCAGGTCGTATATCGAGGTACGCAGGGAGCTTGTCGCTTTGATCGTTGAGGTGATGGAAAAAATCCGCAATCCCGATGCGACGACCTGAACCGAACCGCGCCCCGGACCATGCGACTGCGGCCCGACCCCACTTATTCAGCGCGCCTTTTCTTCGTCGCAATCGGGCGAATCGTCAACTCCCCGCCCGGCACAATCGGCCACGGGACAGCGGTCACACTCGCACTCGCGGCTGCCGGCAATCATCCTGCGCACCCGGATGATACCGTAGACGGCTGCGGCCAGGGTGATTATCAGAACCAGCGCCTCCTGCATCGCCAACCTCCGTAATCAAGCTACCATATTTCAGGGCCTGAAGCAAGGAATTCGATCTACCATTTTTTTATTTCCCGCCGAAAAAGTTTTAACTTTTCACCTCCGCCATTCGTTTTCACAGTAATACGTCATACAATTCGAAGGAGAACGACCATGTTCAACTACACCGCCGCGACAATCGAGGGTAACGTCACCCACGATCCGGTCATGCGAACAACCAAGACCGGCAAGGCCATCTGCACGTTTTCGATCGCCATAAACCACTTCACCTCGCCCGACACGCCGCCGAAGGTTTCGTACATCGACATCGAGACATGGGAGAAGGTCGCCGAAATGTGCGGCAAAAACATCTCCAAGGGTAAAAAGATTATGGTGATCGGCACGCTCAAGCAGGACCGCTGGGAGGGCAAG
It contains:
- a CDS encoding SpoIIE family protein phosphatase; translation: MMGAEDRKKKTGDTRPEAVKDGPGAKKREGKGGAGKDAAARREGPKVGFGLRMKFSLAIITLVSVVIIIMTLYFIRTESALLKAEIIKFAEREIEHLTNTAQESISAKDELALIAAVRNVQKIPSIRYVYIFDPNGRIIQNFDPEKNGSDMEDDEITRKAKEYAETERPLMLDFPDPVEKGGIIYDFSSPVLHTLFKNRIASVRMGFSDRIIRDQIAEVTRNIMVIAVFFLAAAIAGSFILASVTIKPIRKLSEGAAIISTGDLEYKIDINRSDELGLLAKDFNMMTEKLKKAKELEIESRIMEEQLELAKEIQEGLNPMGFYEKTGIQIKGFTRAAKGVGGDYFDYSDISDTRVGALISDVSGKGVPASLVMVMIRTVFTNSVKNNKRVDCATIVRSINDALSADFAVDKFATLFFMIYNRETGELSFSNAGHGPLFCYRASLGRCTVTNLEGIPIGITEDVEYAQAKVRLDPGDIVVLYTDGVSEMRNEKREEYGSPRLQKLLMASSDLNAQGIVERIVEDVSTFQGAAPQHDDMTMLVMKRVS
- a CDS encoding tetratricopeptide repeat protein, with amino-acid sequence MRYGIRKKTPVFVLIAIMMMSSVARPQSIEELDRRASEFYMNKEFTRALGEWLRILEIEPDNENIQKKIEMLYEEKHRKDLAYQKARFHYRLARQELPVDVQKAKDDSDVAIANFIVAYRIDPADPDLQIMREDMRRLQEELRIELAKKRLSEELKQRYIALMQDAAENMKSMKFEQALSNYKEVLDFVPNDTVALEGLRNAELAISNRLKYEKIQLLLAAGVALFGEKKYKDARNDFEEILSLDIKNREAKRYIDRIDEILESSRNLELARIQAEQFYLSGIENIRKKNFDQAADDFENALSMVSNYKDTRARLDGLGRLRKEYAEEQRMLRLRNIDREFQNGLLAYSEGRYKEALSHLEKTLVLDAGNELAKKYIVMVKEAIRDIEEEVVDVDSPYYNIINPLIVSGRQLYDRGNYIESRKRWDDILRLFPKNRIALEHLLKCELALNPAAFQDFAQKIVDEGKELLEGRKFAQALTKFELIRSISADYPEINDLIGAAKRGAERTAPAGVNPQETEARYAQGMELYQRGGQGNIEAALGHFRWVAARDPNHTRSLIAMNRIESQLRFGGGEVSPERGGLTDKQKTLVRTYYYNGINYYTNNNFDKAIEEWRKVLVIDPTHEKARNNIRKSLVLLGR
- the amrA gene encoding AmmeMemoRadiSam system protein A, whose product is MIELSGEQQVRLLGLARRTIRNVLDGKGLPEIDMVDDFSDRIFAEKCGAFVTLHAGRALRGCIGYIKGIKTIPETIIDMANASAFKDPRFPPLGKREYDIIDIEISIMSPIEEVRDVSEIVIGRDGLIISAGYRTGLLLPQVATECGWDGNTFLEHTCYKAGLPGDAWRAKGTKIEKFSAQVFGEKAHGLK
- the amrB gene encoding AmmeMemoRadiSam system protein B is translated as MWHRKPAVAGSFYPSNPGKLATDIDTYLKNAGKVGIGGELFGLIVPHAGYVYSGPVAAYSYNLLKGLGVQVAVVLAPCHRARFDGASVIPSGLYATPLGDATIDEAIGGELVKKSRITFIREAHDSEHSLEVQVPFLQRVLGEFTLVPIVVGTTDLAVCRSLAAEMAEVLAGEKRRFVVVISTDLSHYHPYEEARRIDGVFIETLRRYNTGELSGSLRADRSQACGEGPVLTGMELGSLMGASRVEVLKYANSGDTAGGRDQVVGYLAAAIVK
- a CDS encoding phosphopantothenoylcysteine decarboxylase, with amino-acid sequence MFLRNRKIIVTGGPTREWIDPVRYISNASSGKMGVALADAAHSLSGDTVFIHGPMDRSLLAGRPYRTVGVESTEELLAAVMNELTGGAVLIMAAAPADYRPAGRATLKIKKQSEELRIDLIKNPDILKTVASRKAADPLLAGLFVVGFAAETHNAEAYALSKLKEKDLDMICLNDVAKEGAGFSADTNIVVIFTRGGGRIDFPLMPKKELAAGILEKVELELAARRQ
- a CDS encoding flavoprotein produces the protein MKKIILGISSSIAAYKACDLTRLFVKAGYSVHCVLTENAVHLVTPLTLETLSGNPVYTETFARERRAMGHIELKDDAALMVVAPATASILGKFANGIADDLLSTTFLSVLCPVVIAPAMNPNMWGHRAVQANMEKLKSWGVRFVEPAEGPVACGDFGYGKLAEVETIYRAAMDVLEE
- the mutL gene encoding DNA mismatch repair endonuclease MutL, with translation MNRIQILPESVKKKIAAGEVVEGPFSVVKELVENSIDAASTEIEVEIYDSGLKKIVVRDNGSGIHRDDVALALMEHATSKIREIGDIERIATFGFRGEALSSIAEISRITMYTRTSGGEEGARLAYREGSLEMRDYAGPVGTTIIVENLFYNTPARKKFLKSKTTEMRNIRAIFLRMALAHPEIRFALLSEGKPGIRLERTSSIAERAAQVYGSETMKRLQPARLSDISVSIEGFLSTPEFLKSTRSMQMLYVNRRAVEYRYLGFLLSRAYEGIAAQGRLPAAILFIDVDPGLIDVNIHPAKREIKFFDQKYFDNLITALCRKALGERPHAIGEGALRTESAPGGETEYGRDEVLPFGADEFREGGTSQTAADACRLGADRPAEGADNETARSIVNEGAALYRDLRGQTAVRALGVVFDTYILCEDAESLCIVDFHAAHERFIYDELMKKESSFESQALVFPKVIELSLEEFGVIGEHASFLAEIGFDMDEFSENAVIVRSVPVLAAGIDIDGFFADLVESLTGDEGKTMGVRERVARRLACHSARRAGDGLLAQEIDLIIQKTFSGAYELRCPHGRPFVYRLGRSDMEKLFKRS
- a CDS encoding NAD-dependent deacylase codes for the protein MEEQYRQAAEIIGGAKTVICLTGAGISVESGIPDFRGACGLWEKYDPLEYAHIDAFRRNPEKIWKMVFELIELTSSASPNPAHRALADLERMNILRSVITQNIDNLHQAAGSKSVIEFHGNAGRLDCLNCGRSYGAGEFELKDRVPPCCDCSAVLKPSVVFFGEAIPVRALAESERLSNLADVILVIGTSAVVYPASSIPYIVKSNGGRVIEMNLESTGLTHSITDVFIQGPVGTTLPGLAARL
- a CDS encoding YlbF family regulator, with the translated sequence MGTGAEEIREKTDELAELIRRHPLAVRHDRLRSEVNAEAPSRELFVRLIRLGAMIDRTARTGSAAEIPAEEKKELEKSLEANGLVRSYIEVRRELVALIVEVMEKIRNPDATT
- a CDS encoding single-stranded DNA-binding protein, which produces MFNYTAATIEGNVTHDPVMRTTKTGKAICTFSIAINHFTSPDTPPKVSYIDIETWEKVAEMCGKNISKGKKIMVIGTLKQDRWEGKDGKTQSKIKLVGKEIRFLDVKKKEGGVAERAV